Proteins from one Nitrobacteraceae bacterium AZCC 2146 genomic window:
- a CDS encoding membrane-associated protein (product_source=KO:K03975; cog=COG0586; ko=KO:K03975; pfam=PF09335; transmembrane_helix_parts=Inside_1_19,TMhelix_20_42,Outside_43_56,TMhelix_57_79,Inside_80_145,TMhelix_146_168,Outside_169_172,TMhelix_173_195,Inside_196_202), with protein MISTVQDVTALIQTHAAFAGLLGFVVAFFGSFLGTNLIVPAGSVLTAMGVLMGAGVIPWTILVWAACGAALGMTACYAFGQYFGDRVQQIPLLKNRPEFMRRAKAIFEKHGFLSILIGYFSGPLRAPIACIAGIADMGRLRFELANLSSAFIWSAVAIGIGAAPGAIIEPDSIWLLIAPVLVPAVMVGLSAAVYYFRSKMRR; from the coding sequence ATGATCAGCACTGTTCAGGATGTGACCGCCTTGATCCAGACTCACGCTGCCTTCGCCGGCCTGCTGGGGTTTGTCGTTGCGTTTTTTGGCAGCTTTCTGGGCACCAACCTGATCGTTCCCGCCGGCTCCGTCCTGACCGCCATGGGCGTGCTGATGGGCGCCGGCGTGATACCCTGGACCATCCTGGTCTGGGCGGCCTGCGGGGCGGCACTGGGCATGACTGCGTGTTACGCTTTCGGCCAGTATTTTGGGGACCGCGTACAGCAAATCCCGCTGTTGAAAAACCGGCCCGAATTCATGCGGCGGGCCAAGGCAATTTTCGAAAAACACGGCTTCCTGTCGATCTTGATCGGCTATTTTTCCGGGCCGCTCCGGGCCCCGATCGCGTGCATCGCTGGCATCGCCGACATGGGCCGCCTCAGATTTGAACTTGCCAACCTGTCGTCCGCCTTCATCTGGTCCGCCGTCGCGATCGGCATCGGCGCAGCGCCCGGAGCCATCATCGAACCGGACAGCATATGGCTGCTGATCGCGCCTGTTCTGGTGCCTGCGGTCATGGTCGGGCTGTCGGCGGCGGTCTATTATTTTCGATCTAAAATGAGGCGGTAA
- a CDS encoding hypothetical protein (product_source=Hypo-rule applied; transmembrane_helix_parts=Inside_1_41,TMhelix_42_64,Outside_65_128,TMhelix_129_148,Inside_149_152,TMhelix_153_172,Outside_173_176,TMhelix_177_196,Inside_197_207,TMhelix_208_230,Outside_231_254,TMhelix_255_277,Inside_278_336,TMhelix_337_359,Outside_360_373,TMhelix_374_393,Inside_394_399,TMhelix_400_422,Outside_423_425,TMhelix_426_445,Inside_446_449,TMhelix_450_472,Outside_473_782) gives MTRQSGYGTAERSALALQFEKVRGALSGPAFGGRSVALRTPFAAFVAAALFCFFAAVLLYRNFPEFLLQHHDGMHAYALLQTLRNWSQFAVGSTVTPIEGMATFSYPLNLYLTPHLWPFFFFRDPNSQIFWIYVSYAEILFASCYFVFRAMSVAVPVSIATALLTVLFWTTQQDPHIAGLQGGILYFVAIILGCFARCGRGDRLANALFAAAFVCAVLAMLCADISTSMLGGPTLGLVGAVLLLSARGPEVFWKIAAIIGALAVLVVAGFPEYAILLFRGTARIYYGNAISLQSRSFHVAGIPYHPSDLSRGLYVLSLLSSVAVLFASRTIVIPRTLFILATTSLALLIAWAVIGVLYVTENLPWIGPAPWYYQWAYYPFLVLLPVHAIYLASQAVAPRAAFRVVLAGAAAGTVIFALLSAADHRTSYEVGLCLVAFLVLGVGLAKQTRGIVILVLVCGAVFVSVQTPFVWADKRRDMRERLSLNPLPIVEFVAARVAIAPGQPFRGYIDDFYTGGDPTTKMLDEILKHWHKNVRLYGSGFHTFNWQAFSIPTLSQYNTFMTPDYFWFYSRLQNTHAQQQSVSMIALTHPDLTMLAAMGARYLVVNDANPELDGKSREVYSWKELRVRELSDPNLMSYSPVDVSVLPSWAEALTAVAQPAFDPRRQVVLDRKPAQVGPFLPATTSRARFERGGFHLSVEAAGPAMVLLPMQYSHCYEITSGRGQLVRANIAMMALVVDGSTEISAAFKFGPFGHTACRRRDLQEIEANLPKTLDPVSSIHAL, from the coding sequence ATGACCCGACAATCCGGCTATGGAACAGCGGAGCGGAGTGCGCTTGCTTTGCAGTTTGAAAAAGTTCGTGGCGCGTTGTCCGGCCCTGCGTTCGGTGGTCGATCTGTTGCGCTTCGGACTCCGTTTGCGGCGTTTGTAGCGGCCGCCCTGTTCTGCTTCTTCGCGGCTGTGTTGCTGTATCGGAACTTCCCCGAATTCCTTCTCCAGCATCACGACGGCATGCATGCTTACGCGTTGCTGCAGACACTGCGCAACTGGTCGCAATTTGCGGTAGGCTCGACGGTCACGCCGATCGAGGGCATGGCGACGTTCAGCTATCCGCTCAACCTGTATCTGACGCCGCATTTGTGGCCGTTCTTCTTTTTCCGCGATCCCAACTCGCAAATATTCTGGATCTACGTCTCCTACGCGGAAATCCTGTTTGCCAGCTGCTACTTTGTGTTTCGGGCCATGTCGGTGGCCGTGCCCGTCTCCATTGCCACTGCATTGCTCACCGTCCTGTTCTGGACGACGCAACAGGATCCGCATATCGCCGGACTGCAGGGCGGAATACTTTATTTCGTGGCCATCATCCTGGGCTGTTTCGCGCGCTGCGGCCGTGGAGATCGTCTCGCAAACGCGCTCTTTGCCGCGGCTTTCGTTTGCGCAGTCCTTGCCATGCTCTGTGCGGACATTTCCACCAGCATGCTCGGTGGCCCCACGCTTGGGCTGGTGGGTGCCGTGTTGCTGCTGTCCGCGCGCGGGCCTGAAGTCTTCTGGAAAATTGCGGCGATCATCGGCGCGTTGGCTGTCCTGGTCGTCGCGGGCTTCCCGGAATACGCCATACTGCTGTTCCGTGGGACGGCACGGATCTATTATGGCAATGCCATCTCGCTTCAGTCGCGTTCTTTTCATGTTGCAGGAATTCCATATCATCCGAGCGATCTGTCCCGCGGTCTCTATGTGTTGTCGCTGCTGTCGTCGGTTGCGGTCTTGTTTGCGTCGAGAACGATTGTGATCCCTCGGACGCTCTTCATTCTTGCAACCACATCGCTGGCGCTGCTGATTGCTTGGGCTGTGATCGGTGTCCTCTACGTCACGGAGAACCTTCCGTGGATCGGGCCGGCACCATGGTATTACCAATGGGCGTATTATCCGTTTCTCGTTCTGCTTCCGGTCCATGCCATCTATCTCGCTTCCCAGGCAGTCGCTCCGCGCGCTGCGTTTCGAGTCGTGCTTGCGGGCGCGGCGGCAGGAACGGTGATCTTTGCGCTGTTGTCGGCGGCCGATCACCGCACCTCATATGAGGTTGGTCTATGCCTGGTCGCGTTCCTGGTTCTAGGCGTCGGACTTGCAAAGCAAACGCGCGGGATCGTCATTCTCGTGCTGGTGTGCGGCGCTGTCTTTGTTTCCGTTCAGACCCCATTTGTGTGGGCGGACAAACGGCGCGACATGAGAGAACGGCTTTCACTTAACCCGTTGCCAATTGTCGAATTTGTCGCTGCGCGTGTCGCCATTGCGCCGGGACAGCCATTCCGGGGATATATCGACGATTTCTATACCGGGGGCGATCCAACGACCAAGATGCTGGACGAAATCCTGAAGCACTGGCACAAGAATGTGCGACTGTATGGCAGTGGTTTTCACACATTCAACTGGCAGGCATTTTCGATCCCGACCCTGTCCCAATATAACACATTCATGACGCCGGACTATTTCTGGTTCTATTCCCGGCTTCAAAATACCCACGCGCAACAGCAGTCCGTGAGCATGATTGCATTGACGCATCCAGATCTGACAATGCTTGCGGCAATGGGAGCGCGCTATCTCGTGGTCAACGACGCGAATCCGGAATTGGACGGGAAATCCCGCGAGGTTTATTCTTGGAAAGAACTCAGGGTCAGAGAGCTCTCTGATCCGAACCTTATGTCCTACAGCCCGGTTGACGTCAGCGTCCTCCCATCCTGGGCAGAGGCGCTGACGGCCGTCGCACAGCCTGCCTTCGATCCGCGGCGCCAGGTTGTTTTGGACCGCAAACCGGCTCAGGTGGGCCCGTTTCTGCCGGCGACGACAAGCCGGGCGCGCTTCGAGCGCGGCGGATTCCATCTCTCGGTCGAGGCGGCGGGGCCGGCCATGGTGCTGCTTCCGATGCAATATTCTCATTGCTATGAAATCACGAGCGGCCGCGGACAATTGGTGCGGGCCAACATCGCCATGATGGCCCTAGTGGTCGACGGTTCAACCGAAATCAGTGCGGCATTCAAGTTCGGTCCATTTGGACACACCGCCTGCAGGCGCCGCGATCTTCAAGAGATCGAGGCAAACTTGCCGAAAACTCTCGATCCAGTGTCATCAATCCACGCTCTTTAA
- a CDS encoding hypothetical protein (product_source=Hypo-rule applied; cath_funfam=1.10.10.10; superfamily=46785; transmembrane_helix_parts=Outside_1_3,TMhelix_4_21,Inside_22_25,TMhelix_26_48,Outside_49_62,TMhelix_63_85,Inside_86_161) gives MLAVFGALGVFIGTVVVHAIVCRLPIGLNIVFRFVAVGGVLGLAWTWWLYSSYGLVPQFWAGALVYGLCCELYVFLFTLAMSSISANLLVSLSRRAMTAVEIEQLYDSRAMVSSRIDRLVAVGLFDETAAGLELTAKGARTVRTFGKLRTFFRHPPPANLQ, from the coding sequence ATGTTGGCTGTCTTCGGCGCGCTGGGGGTATTTATTGGCACGGTTGTCGTACACGCCATCGTCTGCCGACTGCCGATCGGCCTCAATATCGTGTTTCGCTTCGTCGCCGTCGGTGGTGTCCTTGGCTTGGCCTGGACGTGGTGGTTGTACAGCAGTTATGGGCTCGTGCCCCAGTTCTGGGCCGGTGCGCTGGTTTACGGCCTATGCTGCGAACTCTATGTTTTCCTGTTTACGCTGGCCATGAGCAGCATTTCCGCGAACCTGCTCGTCAGCCTCAGCCGGCGTGCGATGACCGCAGTGGAGATCGAGCAGCTCTACGACAGCCGCGCGATGGTCTCTTCACGGATTGACCGTCTGGTTGCCGTCGGATTGTTCGACGAGACCGCCGCCGGGCTGGAGTTGACCGCGAAGGGCGCACGTACGGTTCGGACGTTCGGAAAGCTCCGGACCTTTTTCCGTCATCCGCCGCCGGCCAATCTTCAGTGA
- a CDS encoding hypothetical protein (product_source=Hypo-rule applied; transmembrane_helix_parts=Outside_1_14,TMhelix_15_34,Inside_35_137,TMhelix_138_172,Outside_173_186,TMhelix_187_209,Inside_210_215,TMhelix_216_237,Outside_238_240,TMhelix_241_258,Inside_259_306) yields the protein MVAPDLKSARRMMRAWLPGVCILLAAMAFWLNIVDARRLKMDTEPPVWVVDAVPPALSKLAFHHIRNYTSLTVVYDRFYAGIKEDRTAVGIDRTVASLVKEAPAISDRSDRLLGNDDKGIVDLTMFAFRLMGYKVENVLYMYYAVFGVSALLFVVSYIRNVAALLWLVAFFLMCDALLPMIKFNGQLGAVTSLRCMPILGMVACMHCLLYQWKIKVNVCSMICAVAQVAIIVFVIYIRSAAFWELLVVGFAGVAAAMLRKGPIADVRVPALRGLAMRESEQRSRCRGWCPGWTLSRSSGAAEKEIS from the coding sequence GTGGTTGCTCCGGACCTAAAAAGTGCCCGACGGATGATGAGGGCCTGGCTTCCCGGGGTGTGCATCCTGCTCGCCGCAATGGCCTTCTGGCTAAACATTGTCGATGCCCGGCGACTGAAGATGGACACCGAACCGCCGGTCTGGGTCGTTGACGCCGTTCCGCCCGCGCTCTCTAAACTGGCTTTTCATCACATCCGAAACTACACATCGCTCACCGTTGTTTACGATCGGTTTTACGCGGGGATCAAGGAGGACAGGACTGCAGTGGGGATCGACAGGACGGTTGCCAGCCTCGTTAAGGAGGCTCCTGCGATTTCCGATCGCTCCGACCGTCTGCTGGGCAATGATGATAAGGGGATCGTCGACTTGACGATGTTTGCGTTTCGGCTGATGGGCTATAAGGTCGAAAACGTCCTCTATATGTATTATGCGGTCTTCGGCGTTTCAGCGCTTTTGTTTGTCGTGAGCTATATCCGTAATGTCGCTGCGCTCCTCTGGCTAGTAGCGTTTTTTTTGATGTGCGACGCGTTGCTGCCGATGATCAAATTTAATGGTCAGTTAGGCGCAGTGACATCGTTGCGCTGCATGCCGATACTGGGGATGGTCGCTTGCATGCACTGCCTGTTGTATCAGTGGAAGATCAAGGTGAACGTCTGCAGCATGATTTGCGCTGTTGCCCAGGTCGCCATTATCGTTTTTGTCATCTATATCCGGTCGGCGGCATTCTGGGAATTGCTCGTCGTTGGGTTCGCCGGCGTGGCCGCCGCAATGCTTCGGAAGGGACCAATCGCTGATGTCAGGGTGCCTGCCTTGCGGGGGCTTGCGATGCGCGAAAGTGAACAGCGATCGAGGTGCCGCGGGTGGTGCCCGGGCTGGACGCTGTCCCGAAGCTCAGGGGCAGCTGAAAAGGAAATCTCTTGA
- a CDS encoding 2-polyprenyl-3-methyl-5-hydroxy-6-metoxy-1,4-benzoquinol methylase (product_source=COG2227; cath_funfam=3.40.50.150; cog=COG2227; pfam=PF13489; superfamily=53335), whose protein sequence is MTTSDRADDASTREVQYNRLLDVADRHGRTQLGLMMNQAWHDDPKRLTFTFARYKFVAKMLSGRKNVLEVGCGDAFPSRIVQQEVEHLTVTDFDPIFIEDAKSRGGVGWDLAGAFVHDMLSGPPQGTYDGMYALDVLEHINPENEPLFLSNMIASLEDHGVLILGMPSLESQPYASKLSIEGHVNCQSSPVLKATMQKYFHNVFMFNMNDEVLHVGYHKMAHYIIAVCCDKRT, encoded by the coding sequence ATGACAACTTCCGACCGCGCCGACGATGCTTCGACCCGCGAAGTCCAGTACAATCGGCTTCTCGATGTGGCCGATCGTCATGGGCGCACGCAGCTTGGCCTGATGATGAACCAGGCGTGGCATGATGACCCCAAGCGCCTGACGTTCACATTTGCCCGTTATAAGTTCGTCGCCAAGATGCTGTCCGGCCGCAAGAACGTGCTGGAGGTCGGTTGCGGCGATGCGTTTCCGAGCCGGATCGTGCAGCAGGAGGTCGAACACCTAACCGTGACGGATTTCGATCCGATCTTCATTGAAGACGCGAAGTCGCGGGGCGGCGTCGGCTGGGATCTCGCCGGCGCGTTTGTCCACGACATGCTGTCCGGACCGCCGCAGGGGACTTATGACGGGATGTATGCGCTCGACGTGCTCGAACATATCAACCCCGAAAACGAGCCGCTGTTTCTGTCGAACATGATTGCCTCGCTGGAGGACCACGGCGTGCTGATCCTCGGCATGCCGTCACTGGAAAGCCAGCCCTACGCCTCCAAGCTCAGCATCGAGGGGCATGTGAACTGCCAGAGCTCGCCGGTGTTGAAAGCGACGATGCAGAAATATTTCCACAACGTGTTCATGTTCAACATGAACGACGAGGTGCTGCACGTCGGCTACCACAAGATGGCGCACTACATCATCGCCGTCTGTTGCGACAAGCGGACCTGA
- a CDS encoding hypothetical protein (product_source=Hypo-rule applied; pfam=PF19510; transmembrane_helix_parts=Inside_1_12,TMhelix_13_35,Outside_36_93,TMhelix_94_116,Inside_117_136,TMhelix_137_159,Outside_160_178,TMhelix_179_201,Inside_202_212,TMhelix_213_235,Outside_236_272,TMhelix_273_295,Inside_296_307,TMhelix_308_330,Outside_331_349,TMhelix_350_372,Inside_373_376,TMhelix_377_395,Outside_396_768) has translation MIVPATGLRWQLWLALAAAVLFSCDSWILGPFSWIYAYGEGIETLPVHLALSKPGQNFSLWAPFIAGGVDRLSFWGNADPLNVEPLMIHLLPLWAANGLHRFLQYFITIFFTARVVQEQFRLDRRWGMLAGLIHVAFAYFSFGELFAFPGVPLLVWTLMRVMDRWPWWLACVAGLLFSTLTTFSQSDPYLLAFAAGWILIVRADYRPAALARFAAFFGVLLLADSPQFFAIMLNAAQSHRSHWPMETVDWSIDGLFYRQFQFDLFNQDIRLRGFTTTMPGLAMLAGLALAIMALVRGRVRSPPSAPASAFLRVFALYALVSQKWLLVSLQHFGSLSLPWLSGIYMGRFYTLAAPFLFACGFTLAAYIAWHALLRWQSLRWLATAAVGCLIAFMLIEPKVFLFYPIGVEDLGQRNYEVASLQALKAVETDPFRVASVLPLQPGYAYGQGFETADGWANLYPSVYRDLWLRVIAPVMSQLPVVRNIFDPAVGRPQDHYIFLGADLIYPGIGALPGEDPKQEITTGFDIDRRFNLDILRLLNVRYLLSEYALSGSGISLVHAPAHPPTFPQSRSHPTGMPHWERPPKAERTGLVANLAGLLGDWREGIRKRQEGKDIYIYRIENSLPRYRLVGQVVAEPSAAAVLDRLSTSGARQLAQMAFVESTEAPDLAAMTASSDLAGSVRVVQQDPDSIELDLDHAGASFLVIANTWSQYWRATVDGQPRKLIRTNHAQQGLRIAAGEKRVTLRYQPPYAPAAIFGRLTGVAPDVSQ, from the coding sequence TTGATCGTCCCCGCCACCGGTCTGCGCTGGCAACTCTGGCTGGCGCTCGCCGCCGCGGTGCTGTTCAGTTGCGATTCATGGATCCTGGGGCCGTTTTCCTGGATCTACGCCTATGGCGAGGGGATCGAGACGCTGCCGGTGCATCTGGCGCTGTCGAAGCCGGGGCAGAATTTCTCGCTGTGGGCGCCGTTTATCGCCGGCGGCGTTGACCGGCTGTCGTTCTGGGGCAATGCCGACCCGCTCAATGTCGAGCCCCTGATGATCCACCTGCTGCCGCTGTGGGCCGCCAACGGACTGCATCGCTTCCTGCAGTATTTCATCACCATCTTCTTCACCGCACGTGTGGTGCAGGAGCAGTTCCGGCTGGACCGGCGCTGGGGCATGCTGGCGGGTTTGATCCATGTCGCCTTTGCCTATTTCAGCTTTGGCGAGCTGTTTGCCTTTCCCGGCGTGCCGCTGCTGGTCTGGACCTTGATGCGGGTGATGGACCGCTGGCCGTGGTGGCTGGCCTGCGTCGCCGGCCTGCTGTTCTCGACGCTGACGACGTTTTCGCAGAGCGATCCGTATCTTCTCGCTTTCGCCGCAGGATGGATACTGATCGTCCGGGCCGACTATCGGCCAGCAGCGCTGGCGCGGTTTGCGGCCTTCTTCGGCGTGCTGCTGCTGGCGGACAGTCCGCAGTTTTTCGCCATCATGCTCAATGCGGCGCAGTCGCATCGCAGCCACTGGCCGATGGAGACTGTGGATTGGTCGATCGACGGCCTGTTCTATCGTCAGTTTCAGTTCGATCTGTTCAATCAGGACATTCGGCTGCGCGGCTTCACCACCACGATGCCGGGTCTGGCGATGCTGGCGGGGCTGGCGCTGGCGATCATGGCTCTGGTCCGCGGCAGGGTGCGTTCGCCACCGTCCGCGCCGGCGTCGGCATTCCTCAGGGTTTTTGCGCTCTATGCCCTGGTGTCGCAGAAATGGCTGCTGGTCTCGCTCCAGCACTTCGGCAGCCTTTCGCTGCCGTGGCTGAGCGGGATCTATATGGGGCGCTTCTATACGCTGGCGGCGCCGTTCCTGTTCGCCTGCGGCTTCACGCTTGCGGCCTATATCGCCTGGCATGCGCTGCTGCGCTGGCAGTCGCTGCGATGGCTGGCGACCGCAGCGGTGGGATGCTTGATTGCCTTCATGCTGATCGAGCCGAAGGTGTTTTTGTTCTACCCGATCGGCGTTGAGGACCTCGGCCAGAGGAACTATGAAGTGGCCTCGCTGCAGGCGCTGAAGGCAGTCGAGACCGATCCGTTCCGGGTTGCCAGCGTGCTGCCGCTGCAGCCCGGCTACGCCTATGGGCAGGGATTCGAGACAGCGGACGGCTGGGCCAATCTCTATCCCTCTGTCTATCGGGATCTCTGGCTGCGCGTGATTGCGCCGGTGATGAGCCAGCTGCCGGTGGTGCGCAATATTTTCGATCCCGCGGTCGGACGTCCGCAGGATCACTACATCTTTCTCGGCGCGGATCTGATCTATCCGGGCATCGGCGCCTTGCCCGGCGAGGATCCGAAACAGGAGATCACGACCGGCTTCGACATCGACCGCCGCTTCAATCTCGATATCCTGCGGCTGCTCAATGTCCGCTATCTGCTGTCGGAATACGCGTTGTCCGGCAGCGGCATCAGCCTGGTCCACGCCCCGGCGCATCCGCCTACCTTCCCGCAGTCCAGGAGCCATCCGACCGGGATGCCGCACTGGGAGCGTCCACCGAAAGCCGAACGCACGGGACTGGTCGCCAATCTCGCGGGCCTGTTGGGTGACTGGCGTGAGGGCATCCGCAAGCGGCAGGAAGGCAAGGACATCTATATCTACCGGATCGAAAATTCCCTGCCGCGGTACCGACTGGTCGGGCAGGTGGTCGCCGAGCCGAGCGCAGCGGCGGTGCTTGATCGGTTGTCGACGTCCGGCGCGCGCCAGCTCGCGCAAATGGCGTTCGTCGAATCCACCGAAGCGCCGGATCTGGCTGCAATGACTGCGTCCAGTGATCTGGCGGGCAGCGTCAGGGTGGTCCAGCAGGATCCGGACAGTATCGAGCTTGACCTCGACCATGCCGGCGCCAGCTTTCTGGTGATTGCAAATACATGGAGCCAGTATTGGCGGGCCACGGTCGATGGCCAGCCGCGCAAACTGATCCGCACCAATCACGCCCAGCAGGGGCTGCGAATCGCCGCCGGCGAAAAGCGGGTCACCCTTCGCTATCAACCGCCTTACGCACCGGCGGCGATCTTTGGGCGTCTGACCGGCGTTGCGCCGGATGTCTCGCAGTGA
- a CDS encoding hypothetical protein (product_source=Hypo-rule applied; transmembrane_helix_parts=Outside_1_4,TMhelix_5_27,Inside_28_38,TMhelix_39_61,Outside_62_65,TMhelix_66_88,Inside_89_172), translated as MLDWTGASGFVALVWLACHFLIYVAVLRNMPLFQTERGIFLYHLTSTAIFVGAALLIFLIRRDSEAFAVACALVAGHGIYSISFLELWSLAQGSYSLSIMGQGRSDKAPSRAELVDSFSRIGNAKKADRLSGLQGSNLIRLDGNHWKLNGSGATVASVLRRLLWLANIKERG; from the coding sequence ATGCTTGATTGGACTGGCGCTTCCGGCTTCGTGGCTTTGGTCTGGCTGGCCTGCCATTTCCTGATCTATGTGGCCGTGTTGCGAAACATGCCGCTCTTCCAGACCGAAAGAGGCATTTTTCTGTATCATCTGACCTCCACAGCGATTTTCGTTGGTGCTGCACTGCTGATCTTTCTGATCCGTCGTGACAGCGAAGCGTTTGCCGTCGCTTGCGCGCTGGTCGCGGGTCATGGCATTTACAGCATTTCGTTTCTCGAGCTGTGGTCGCTGGCCCAGGGAAGCTATTCGCTGTCGATCATGGGGCAGGGAAGGTCGGACAAGGCGCCGTCCCGGGCCGAACTCGTTGACTCGTTTTCGAGGATTGGAAACGCCAAAAAGGCGGACCGGCTTTCCGGCCTGCAGGGCTCAAACCTCATTCGGCTGGATGGAAACCATTGGAAGCTGAACGGCTCCGGTGCTACCGTTGCTTCGGTACTGAGAAGACTTTTGTGGCTGGCCAATATTAAAGAGCGCGGTTGA
- a CDS encoding hypothetical protein (product_source=Hypo-rule applied): MPGMVTGHVAHTRADYGRAELKARIDAAVFMNINVDSSVADRISVSDLTGATAPAVRVVLDSMFRVVV, translated from the coding sequence ATGCCCGGTATGGTCACGGGACATGTCGCTCACACCAGAGCGGATTACGGCCGTGCAGAATTGAAAGCACGCATTGACGCTGCAGTGTTTATGAACATAAACGTTGATAGCTCGGTTGCGGATCGTATTTCCGTATCGGATTTGACCGGAGCGACTGCGCCCGCTGTCCGCGTGGTGCTGGATTCCATGTTTCGGGTGGTCGTTTAA